The following DNA comes from Rhinolophus sinicus isolate RSC01 linkage group LG06, ASM3656204v1, whole genome shotgun sequence.
CGCTGGCCCTTTAAAGCAGATCAGGGGCTGGCTTTTGGGGGGAAACAGCCCAGATTTCTGCCATCTGCTTAAAagcctgggcagggaggggggccACCCCAACCCCTGACAGGGGCATTGGAAGGGCAGGTGGAGCCGGTGGCATTGATTGCAGTAACCTGATCCCGTGGGGGAGGCAGCAACGACAACGGCAGCgcagcagggccaggctggggcaggaAGCTGCCTGCAGCTGAGGGCTGGGCTGCGAAGGGCTGGGGCCCAGGTCGGCAGCCGCTGTCTCCTCTCCGGGCCCATCTATTTTTAATGAGCTCCCCAGGCTTCTGCAGCGGACAGGACGCAGCAAGGCAGGCCCAGGCAGTGGAGGCCCaaggccccagccctgccctgagcCCTGGCCCCCCCACCCTTCTGGGCATGAGAGGGCAGCCCTGGGGCCCCGCAGCCCCCTGGCCGGGCAGGGCTCTCCATGAAGCTGGTGCTGAAGATGGATTCGAGCCCAGACAATGACAGCTGGTTGGAAGATCAGTGGGAGCGCTGGTAGGGGTGCGGGGAGccggtggggaggggggaagttTGGGGGCAGCTCAATTGAGTTCTGGGTCTCTGGTCTGACTGAGGTAGAAGGCAGAGGGGATGGCCTGGGCCTCCTAGGCTCCCCTGGGGTCTGGGCCACCACCGCTCCTGGGTGACCTTGGGTTGTGGGTCTCTCTTGCTCTAAGCCTTGATCTCCTAATCTCACTTGGGAAAACGCTCAGAATGCTCCCCAAGTTCCCCAACAGAATTCTCCCAAATGTCCCACGCACAGTGAACCAGGTGGAGCCTCGGGCTGGGTGTGAGCAggtgcaggaggcaggcaggcagggcaatggggtgggggcacagggcTGGCCAAGGGGGAGAGGACCCTGTTAGTGTTCTGGTGCTAAAGTGCCCTGGCCTGCCTCCTGGTCAGGGCACCTCCAGTCCCCAACCCGAGGTCTTCATTGACCCCATCTGTGCAGCATCCTGTTCGGGGTCCGTATGCTGGGCAAGGCAATTTTGTGTTTGAAGAGATGAGACCAAGAACAGAGAATGGGGCCTAGTCTCTCCTGGAACAGGCTGAAACTAGCCATACTGATACCAGATGTCCCTTCATTGCTCCACAGTTCTAGCAGCATGGATCCTCCTGAGCTGGGGACATGGAGCACTcctctggggctggggaggggcctgggccaGCGCCTTGGGTTTTCTTGCTGCACGGATTGCACAGGgagcccccccacccaccccctgccccGACTCCAGGCATCCCACCGAGTCTCTTCTCAGCTCCGCATTCTGCATGGGTGAACAGGCCTTGGCACCTGCCTTGACCCTGGGAGGCATTTCTCTGGCAGAGCTGAGGCTCTGACCAGCTGGGCCTTCTAGGCACTGCCTCTTGTTTGGCAACAGGATGAACAACTCCCAGCCGGGAGGAGCAGGAGTAACCTGGAGCCTCTCCTTTGATGGCTTTTGGCATGAGCCCAAAACTTTCCCTGCCTCTTAGTTACCCCAAGTCCCATCCTCTGGGGGCTGCGATCTGCCTTCAAAGGGCTGCCGGTTGGGAGACGCACTAGGGAGACATCAGTGGGCTGAGCAGTCCCCGTGTTGTAACTTCGGCTTCCTATCCCCACCAGGCTCACCCATGACATCAGTCTGGAGGAATTTGAGGATGAAGACCTTTCAGAGATCACCGATGAGTGTGGCATCAGCCTGCAGTGCAAAGACACCCTGTCCTTACGGGTAAGGTTGAGCGCCCAGGAGCCCCTGAGTGGGGCGGCAGGATCAGTAGGGACAGGATTGAGGGCATCCCCAAATCTACAAAAGTGCTCTCAGGGTCTGAACTGTACCCTCATTAGATGAAATAATATACAGGAAGCATTCAGTACAATGCTTGGCATATCTTGGGTGCTCAgtcagaatttttgttttctttgtttttggtgtggttttttttttgccaggaGGCAGCTCCTTCAACAGCCCACAAgaagggagagggcaggagggcTTGAGATCTAGGGCCTGAGTTGAAGGAAGGCTCAGGACGACCCTAAATCCTTTGGGAGTGGCCTTGGCAGAGGGCCCAAGGCAGAGCAGGGTGGAGTCTGGTGAAATCTGCAGTGCTTTGGGGCAGGAAAAAGAAGCCAAGGCTCTCCCTTGGTTGCCATTGCGCCAAACCACACCACAGGGCCTTGCAGACCCTCTCTGGCTCACAGTCTCAATGGCCCCTTTGGAGGGTTAACCCAGCATTGCTGCTGCTTTTGACCCCATGGCTTTGTTGTAGGACAGATGACGATCTCCTGTCTCTAAAGTTCTGAATCCTGCCAGGAAGTCCTCAGCATCTGGGGAGCCTGGGTCAGGTGGGGatcctctgtgtcttttcagaACAGGAAGAGGGGCCACGAGTCAGGAAATGGACAGCAGAGCACGGGGCTAGGTGGCGGAGCCCAGAGTTTGTTTCAGCCCCCAGGAGAGTGGGTGGCCAAAGTGGACGTGGTGTTAAGAGAGTAGTTAGCAGAGAAGACCTGCAGTGTGAGTTGGGGTGGGCTACTGTCTCTGCGGGGACCTCCTGTTGCCCTCAGAGATTGTGTAAGTTCTGCCAAGCAAGGTGAAACCAAGGGAGGAAGATAATCTTCCAGGACCCTGTACCCTAACCCTCCACCCTCTGGCCAGGCCAGGATGGGTTGAAGCAGCGGTCACTTATTTTGGACCTGGGGAATGGTCCCCGGGCCCTGACATAACTTCTCTAAGGTCATACACCTGTTTCTCCTCCCCCACCGCCCTCTCCCTCAACATGCACTGGCAGAGCCTTGGAGAGGGTGGTCCTTCAGCCAGCCAGGGCCCTGAGGCAGTACTAGCTGAGGATGTACGCTGTGGGGCCTTAAACAAGCTCCGGGGGGGCTTTCACACTCTCTTTCCCGTGAGTCCTCACCTCTCTGGGAAGCTGGGAGGGAACTGGAGGGTCAGGGGATCTGTCCAAGGTGCCAGGGAGTTAGTGGCAGAAGTGGAACTACAATGGGGCTCTTAACTATCAAGGTTAGGCTGGACTGAGGGGAAAATCTCAGGTTGGAGGGGGCTGGCCTGTAGACAGGAGAGAGTGGGAGATGCCACTGCCTGTCCCGGTGCCCtccatctccccctccccctaaGCATCACTCTTTACGGCCGCGCTCAGGTCCTCCTGTCCGCACTGCGGCCCTCCCGCAATCCTCGCCTGGCTGACTGTATTCCTATTTTTCCTCACTACTCCCTTCAAATATTAACACCACCACCCCAATCCCGTGTGGGGCCAGAACACCTTGGCGACCCTGCGTCCCCATGGCAACAGCGGTGACCTCACTCAGGGCTCGGCTTACAACGCCGGTGAGGTCACCGGCCGTTGCCAAGGGAACGGGAGGGTGCAGAATCAGGAAGAGCGGGGAGCAGTGGGAGGGGAGAGATGTGGACTCTCAAAAGCGCCAGCAGGAGTGGGAATGCGGAGGCCTCGCACACCGTCGCGGGGAGCGGGAGGGCGCGGCCCCCTCTTTCCTGGCCCCTgcccctctttttctctcccctctttgCGGCCGCGGAATGGACTCGCCCGGGAGGGGGCGGGACGTGGCGGCCTCGGTcccgcccaggccccgccccctgaCGCCCCTCCGTCCGCGCCGCGCAGCCCCCACGCGCCGGGCTGCTGTCAGCGGGAGGTGGCGGCGGCGCTGGGAGCAGGCTGCAGGCGGAGATGCTGCAGATGGACCTGATCGACGCGACGGGGGACACTCCCGGCGCCGAGGACGacgaggaggaggacgaggaggagcgCGCGGCGCGGCGGCCGGGAGCTGGACGGCCAGAGGCCGAGCCCCGCCAGGAGCCGGCGCCCcgcggccagggccagggccagggcggAGGGGACACGTACCGGCCCAAGCGGCCCACCACGCTCAATCTCTTCCCGCAGGTGCCGCGGTCTCAGGTGAGACGCGAGCGGTGTGGGGCGGGGCTGAGGGGGCGGTGCCCTGGGTCTGGGCCCCGGGAGGTGTAAGGAGCGCACTGTCCCGGCCCGCAGGGTGGGGACGCGAGGAGGGGCTGCTGGAGAGGGACTGGCCTGTCCAGCGCGGGCAGAAGTCTCCGTCCTGGTGAGCCCTCCCAAGGCTTCCCAAGGGGGAGCTCCCTGGGGAGGTGGTCTCAGAGGCATGTAGGATCTGTCGTAAGGGACAGGGGCCcttgaggaaaggaagaaatgaaggagCTGACAGGGAGAGTGGCGGGACCCCGGGAAGGAGAGAGCTGAGGCATTAAGAGAACAAGGCTTTGAGGGGTTGCAAAGGTTGGAGCTTGGGACCTCAGGCTGTGGCAGGATTCCCCCTTTAGAGTATGGTGTTCCTCGTGAAGGTGGGGCAGATGCAGGACCTGGAGAAAAGGGCATCTTAAGTGGTCGGTGTGGTGAGAGGTCATGGGAAATTGTGAAGAGTTGGGGAtggggagctcagaggcagcagcCAGTTTGAAATGTGGGCAGCTGGGAGTTcccagaaggaagggaagagaaatgggaGGTGGAGCTGTTTGTCTGAGTTGGGGGCCTAGGGCCCCTGGGCTGGGTGGCCGGATGCCAAGGAGGGTTGAATAGGATGGGGAGAGTGGCTGTGGCCCTTTGTCTTCCAGGCCCAGTCACgggagggaggtggggctgcTGGTGGAGGGTGCAGAGGCTGCAGGGAAAGGATTAGTCCCTTTCCCAGGATCCTCTGGGGTGGATTTTGGCAGCCAGACTCATGAATGTGAGGACCTGTGAGGGTGTTCCCCCGAGAGGGGACCTAACTTGTGTGTAGGGAGCCTTGTATGCAGGCATTGCGGAGAGGGTTCTGGGGGCGCTGGGACTGTGGCATGGGCAGTCCAGGAGATCCAGGAAGAAGGGGTGCTGACGACTATATCTGTCATTCCTCAGTTATGTGCTCCTGGGGGGGGGGTAAGGGAACCATGTTGTGGAATCGTCATTTGGATGATTCATCCCAGTCCCTAGGCTAGCTGCTGGGAAGACCCTTCCTCCTGCTTTTTCCAGGTTCTGCTAGAATGTCCCTGCCCCTTCCCTAGGCCATAGCTTCCTCAGCTCCAGGGCATTTGGGCTGGAAGTAAGCACCTTCATGTAAACTCTCCATGTCTGGGACTGGGGGTCTGGCTCTGCCCCCAGATGGCTCCTGCTTCTCCCCCCACCTCTTCCCTCACTTACCACACATACATTGGCCATCACCACCTTTGCGGAGGCTGATAAAAGCATGTGAGAGTTGGCCAGCTTTCCCGAGCCAGGAGAGAGCGCCGGCGAGAGCCAATAGGCCTGGCTGGGAGGATTGGGACTTGCCACCCTTCCTGCCTGCTCGAGGAGGGTTGGGGGTAAGGCCCTAGACaaatggtgggggtgggagtgcagCAAATGGCCTAGGGATGGCCTgatgggggcagggccagggcctcCCTGTGCCGGGCACTGTTGACCGCTTCCATCACAAGGGCCTTTTGTTCTCTGCACAGGACACACTGAATAATAATTCTCTGGGCAAGAAGCACAGTTGGCAGGATCGGGTGTCTCGATCATCCTCACCACTGAAGACAGGTAAGTCAGGACCCTTTCCCTTACCTGGACTCCTACCTGCCCTGACCCAGTCCCCAGTGCAGAGAGCAAACCCGGCAGCCTCTGTCGAGTAGAGGTTGACTGCCTGTCCTGCATCTTTGAGTAGGCCCAGCTCAGGTCAGGTATGGTCAGAGGGCTGGCCTCAGAGCTGGCCATGGCCTGTTGCTAAGTGGTCATGCTGAGTAGAGGGAACAGGTAGCTTGGGTGTCAAGGGTGAGGGCACCTGCCTTCAGCACTGACCTGTCTGTTCTCCAGGGGAGCAGACACCTCCGCATGAACACATCTGCCTGAGCGATGAGCTGCCACCCCAGAGCAGCCCTGCGCCCACCAAGGACCGAGGCACCTCCACCGACAGCCCTTGCCGCCGCAGCGCTGCCACCCAGATGGCGCCTCCCAATGGCCCTCCTGCCGCCCCACCTGGTGGCCGGGGCCACTCACATCGAGACCGTATCCACTACCAGGCAGACGTGCGACTAGAGGCCACCGAGGAGATATACCTGACCCCAGTGCAGAGGCCCCCAGACCCTGCAGAGCTCACCTCCGCCTTTTTACTGCCAGCTGAGAGCCGGATGTCAGTCAGCTCCGATCCAGACCCTGCCACCTACCCCTCCACTGCAGGGCGGCCACACCCCTCCATCAGTGAGGAAGACGAGGGCTTCGACTGCTTGTCATCCCCGGAGCGGCTTGAGCCACCAAGTGGAGGGTGGCGGGGCAGCCTGGGAGAGCCGCCGCCGCCTCCACGGGCCTCGCTGAGCTCGGACACCAGTGCGCTGTCCTACGACTCGGTCAAGTACACGCTGGTGGTGGATGAGCACGCACAGCTGGAGCTGGTGAGCCTGCGGCCGTGTTTCGGAGACTACAGCGACGAGAGCGACTCGGCCACTGTGTATGACAACTGCGCCTCTGCCTCCTCACCCTATGAGTCGGCCATTGGGGAGGAGTATGAGGAGGCCCCCCGGCCGCGGCCTTCCGCCTGCCTCTCCGAGGACTCTACACCCGACGAACCCGACGTCCACTTCTCCAAGAAGTTCCTGAACGTCTTCATGAGTGGCCACTCTCGCTCCTCGAGTGAGTCCACAGCGGGGAGCGTGGGGGTCCTGGGAGGGAGAGCCAGAATGAGGGTGTCCCTGGGAGGTGGCCTCAGGCCCATCTGGTTCAAGGCCTAAGACCTCAGGGCCCTCTTCCTGTGCCACGAACCTCGAGCAGCACTGGGACCACCTTCCTCCAGCCTGTCCCCCTCACCACAGGTGCAGAATCCTTCGGGCTGTTCTCCTGTGTCATCAAtggggaggagcaggagcagaCCCACCGGGCCATATTCAGGTAAGAGCACCTGAGCTGGGCTGGCCCGGCAGCAGCTGGGGccacccctccctgcctctgccatCACCTCATGGCCGAGGCCCCACCACTGGCATTCATTCATCCTCTCAGCCCCAGGGGGACATGTCCACCCTCAAAGAACTCAGTATGTGACAGAGTGGACGGTTTTGGTGCAGTGTGCTGCTGATCTGGTCAGGGCCAGCGCCCAGGAGGGTGCCCAGAAAGACCATGCCGAACCCCACACAAAacccacccctccctcctcccttggcCTGAGTTCCTCCATAGTGGATGCAGTCTGGTAGACTGTGGTCTCCCCTGGGAGCTGGTAGTGATAGGCTCACGGGATGCTTTACACGTTTATTGAACTAACGAAGTCAGTAAAGCTCCTGGCCCCAGAATAAGTTGGGGAGAAGACAGGTGGCCTGGCTGGAGAGGCCCTGATGGGGAAATCCTCATGTGCCCTCTCGGGATAGGTTTGTGCCTCGACATGAAGACGAACTTGAGCTGGAAGTGGACGACCCTCTACTGGTGGAGCTGCAGGCTGAGGACTATTGGTATGAGGCCTACAACATGCGCACGGGAGCCCGGGGCATCTTCCCTGCCTACTACGCCATCGAGGTCACCAAGGAGCCTGAACAGATGGCAGGTAGTGTTCCTTTCCCCCTGCCTGCTGCCACCAGGCCCCTCATCTTCCCTGCCCCGACTTGCTGCCAGGTAAACCATGCTCCAGATCCCGACCACCCAGGGAGGGAGCCAAGCAGAGGTGACTTTGGTCAATTTCACAATTGATCCAAGTCAGGCCCAGCTGAGGTGGGACGTGTGTGGATGGTGGCACCCCGTTGGCTCTGCCACGCCTCGCGTCATCCTTGCTTCCAGGCCTGACCAGAAACAGCGACTGGGTGGATCAGTTCCGGGTGAAGTTCCTGGGCTCGGTCCAGGTTCCCTACCACAAGGGCAACGACGTCCTCTGTGCCGCTATGCAGAAGGTACCCGCTGCCTGTGTCCCTGGTGGTTGCCCAGGCCTCGTCCTCCCCTGGGGAGGGGCGCAGCAGTACCTGATGTCCCTGTCTCACCCACAGATTGCCACCACCCGCCGGCTCACCGTGCACTTTAACCCACCCTCCAGCTGCATCCTCGAGATCAGCGTCAGAGGGGTGAAGATAGGCGTCAAGGCTGATGACTCCCAGGAGGCCAAGGTGACACCCCGCCCCCTGGCCCTGGCTGTCCCACCACAGTTCCCCAGTGTCCCCCGCAGGCCGATGAccaccctcttctccttcctgtaGGGGAATAAATGTAGCCACTTTTTCCAGTTAAAAAACGTCTCTTTCTGTGGATACCATCCAAAGAACAACAAGTAAGTGGGGTGGGGCATAGATCAAGGTGTGGGCCGGGGGCCTGGAGCTCGTAGCGGGGCGTGGGACTGCGCGTGCGCCTGGAGGGCCTGAGCCCCGTGCTACCCAGACTGCCCTCCCGCAGGTACTTTGGGTTCATCACCAAGCACCCCGCCGACCACCGGTTTGCCTGCCACGTCTTTGTGTCTGAAGAATCCACGAAAGCCCTGGCGGAGTCCGTGgggtatgtgtgcatgtgtccCGCCAAGCGCCAGGCCCGCCAGCCAGCCCCGGTCCCAGGCCCTCGAGCGTATTCCCTGTGCTCAGTGTCATCCTGCTGTCCTCCCCGAGCTCTGCACACCGCCTCCAGGTCACAGTGCAGCGGCCTGGACAGAGCCTGGGTGGCCCTGAGGAGGAGCTTCTCAGCTTTTAGCTGCTGGACCCTTTCTTCAACTGCAGTCTTACTCAGGAAACACAATTTGTAGGGAACGGAGCTGAGCAGCTCCAGCGGGGGGAAGTGGAGCCCCACTCTGGGACCCTGAGGCTCTAGTTTGAAAACCTGGGTCGGGCTCCTATTTCTCCCGTCAGCGTGTGTGTCTGCCTGTATCCTAGGAGAGCATTTCAGCAGTTCTACAAGCAGTTTGTGGAGTACACCTGCCCCACAGAAGACATCTACCTGGAGTAGCAGCGCTGCCCCGCCCTCTGCATCCCCAGGCTCTCAGGCCAGTGCCAGGACAGCTGGCTGATGACAGGACATGGCACTGATTGGGGAGGGGCACCCGCCATCACCAGAGGATGGCGATGTGGGGGCCATTGGTcgagggtgggggagggtgggggttaTGGGGAGAGGCAGATGCAGTTTATTGTAATATAAGGGGTTAGATTCATCTATGGAGGACAGTGGGCTGCCGGGGGATTGGGcgggggtggggctggtgggtgTCAGTCCTCTGGCCAGGAAGGATGCCCATCCCAGGAGCAGAGGGTTCTGACCCATGCTGGGCCACACTTCCCCCGCAAGGTCTCTGGCTCTCTGGCCCTTGGCTCCTGCCTTGATGAAGCCCATGCCACCTGCGAGTGccacccagcccccagctcccAACCCCAACTGAAGCCCCTGAGCTCAGGCTGAGCAAAGCGCCTCCCGAGGACTTTCCAGTAAGGAAACGGCAGCAGGTGGAGGTGCAGCCCCTATTCCCAGTTCTGTCACTTGTGTGGCCTCTGGATGGCTCCACCACCACCCTCACAGGCACGCTGCCCTCTGGCAGGCGGGCCTCACAGGAAGGAGAGCTGCAGCAGGGCCCCGCCCCGGCAGGAAAAGGAGGCTTCCAGACTGGCCTGGGGCTAGCAGGCCTCTTGGCTGCTTGGCTGGAGCCCGTCTTGGTCCTGTCATCCTAGCCACAACTATTAAAGTGCCATTTCCTGTCTGGACTGAAGTGGGTATATCTGCTTGGGCCCCTCCTATGCCCTACTCGTTGCCATCCCAGGAAGGCCCAAGGCTTTGCTGCACAGAATAGCTTTATAAGGGATTCCCATCACACGTGTGTGTCATCGTAATACTCAGCCATGTCTGGCCCGTCCCGTTTGCGCTGCTGGGCCTGGGAGAGGAGGGGTCGAGGCCCTCGTGGCCAGGGGTGCTTGGGTCGGACTCCATAGTCTAAGCGAGAAGAGGGTATGTTTGGGAGGGAGAATCTGGTTTTCCACTGAAGTCACCCCTGCAAAGATGCTGCTGGGATGAGATACCCTCCCTAGGGCATGTCTCCCCCATCAGAgaggggtgagggcagggaaggggaaggggtggggtgagATAATACCATCCACCAGGCCGGACAGTGGCTGTGAGAGTTCCAGGGGAGCTGAAAATTCCTCAGGAATAGATCGCCGAGGCCTGTGGGAGATGTTGGGGTGCTCAGCCCTGGCCCCAAAGGCCAC
Coding sequences within:
- the MAPK8IP1 gene encoding C-Jun-amino-terminal kinase-interacting protein 1 isoform X9; protein product: MLKWMRPREHLHKWVTSAPSPVKDDTAVPAHPQTCCPRKWEYRAPGCLPDAGSCLLPHATALHPHTVTTTTSKRMTSQLTHDISLEEFEDEDLSEITDECGISLQCKDTLSLRPPRAGLLSAGGGGGAGSRLQAEMLQMDLIDATGDTPGAEDDEEEDEEERAARRPGAGRPEAEPRQEPAPRGQGQGQGGGDTYRPKRPTTLNLFPQVPRSQDTLNNNSLGKKHSWQDRVSRSSSPLKTGEQTPPHEHICLSDELPPQSSPAPTKDRGTSTDSPCRRSAATQMAPPNGPPAAPPGGRGHSHRDRIHYQADVRLEATEEIYLTPVQRPPDPAELTSAFLLPAESRMSVSSDPDPATYPSTAGRPHPSISEEDEGFDCLSSPERLEPPSGGWRGSLGEPPPPPRASLSSDTSALSYDSVKYTLVVDEHAQLELVSLRPCFGDYSDESDSATVYDNCASASSPYESAIGEEYEEAPRPRPSACLSEDSTPDEPDVHFSKKFLNVFMSGHSRSSSAESFGLFSCVINGEEQEQTHRAIFRFVPRHEDELELEVDDPLLVELQAEDYWYEAYNMRTGARGIFPAYYAIEVTKEPEQMAGLTRNSDWVDQFRVKFLGSVQVPYHKGNDVLCAAMQKIATTRRLTVHFNPPSSCILEISVRGVKIGVKADDSQEAKGNKCSHFFQLKNVSFCGYHPKNNKYFGFITKHPADHRFACHVFVSEESTKALAESVGRAFQQFYKQFVEYTCPTEDIYLE
- the MAPK8IP1 gene encoding C-Jun-amino-terminal kinase-interacting protein 1 isoform X6: MAERESGGLGGGAASPPAASPFLGLHIASPPNFRLTHDISLEEFEDEDLSEITDECGISLQCKDTLSLRPPRAGLLSAGGGGGAGSRLQAEMLQMDLIDATGDTPGAEDDEEEDEEERAARRPGAGRPEAEPRQEPAPRGQGQGQGGGDTYRPKRPTTLNLFPQVPRSQDTLNNNSLGKKHSWQDRVSRSSSPLKTGEQTPPHEHICLSDELPPQSSPAPTKDRGTSTDSPCRRSAATQMAPPNGPPAAPPGGRGHSHRDRIHYQADVRLEATEEIYLTPVQRPPDPAELTSAFLLPAESRMSVSSDPDPATYPSTAGRPHPSISEEDEGFDCLSSPERLEPPSGGWRGSLGEPPPPPRASLSSDTSALSYDSVKYTLVVDEHAQLELVSLRPCFGDYSDESDSATVYDNCASASSPYESAIGEEYEEAPRPRPSACLSEDSTPDEPDVHFSKKFLNVFMSGHSRSSSAESFGLFSCVINGEEQEQTHRAIFRFVPRHEDELELEVDDPLLVELQAEDYWYEAYNMRTGARGIFPAYYAIEVTKEPEQMAGLTRNSDWVDQFRVKFLGSVQVPYHKGNDVLCAAMQKIATTRRLTVHFNPPSSCILEISVRGVKIGVKADDSQEAKGNKCSHFFQLKNVSFCGYHPKNNKYFGFITKHPADHRFACHVFVSEESTKALAESVGRAFQQFYKQFVEYTCPTEDIYLE
- the MAPK8IP1 gene encoding C-Jun-amino-terminal kinase-interacting protein 1 isoform X5; protein product: MLKWMRPREHLHKWAPGCLPDAGSCLLPHATALHPHTVTTTTSKRMTSQLTHDISLEEFEDEDLSEITDECGISLQCKDTLSLRPPRAGLLSAGGGGGAGSRLQAEMLQMDLIDATGDTPGAEDDEEEDEEERAARRPGAGRPEAEPRQEPAPRGQGQGQGGGDTYRPKRPTTLNLFPQVPRSQDTLNNNSLGKKHSWQDRVSRSSSPLKTGEQTPPHEHICLSDELPPQSSPAPTKDRGTSTDSPCRRSAATQMAPPNGPPAAPPGGRGHSHRDRIHYQADVRLEATEEIYLTPVQRPPDPAELTSAFLLPAESRMSVSSDPDPATYPSTAGRPHPSISEEDEGFDCLSSPERLEPPSGGWRGSLGEPPPPPRASLSSDTSALSYDSVKYTLVVDEHAQLELVSLRPCFGDYSDESDSATVYDNCASASSPYESAIGEEYEEAPRPRPSACLSEDSTPDEPDVHFSKKFLNVFMSGHSRSSSAESFGLFSCVINGEEQEQTHRAIFRFVPRHEDELELEVDDPLLVELQAEDYWYEAYNMRTGARGIFPAYYAIEVTKEPEQMAGLTRNSDWVDQFRVKFLGSVQVPYHKGNDVLCAAMQKIATTRRLTVHFNPPSSCILEISVRGVKIGVKADDSQEAKGNKCSHFFQLKNVSFCGYHPKNNKYFGFITKHPADHRFACHVFVSEESTKALAESVGRAFQQFYKQFVEYTCPTEDIYLE
- the MAPK8IP1 gene encoding C-Jun-amino-terminal kinase-interacting protein 1 isoform X10, with the protein product MLQMDLIDATGDTPGAEDDEEEDEEERAARRPGAGRPEAEPRQEPAPRGQGQGQGGGDTYRPKRPTTLNLFPQVPRSQDTLNNNSLGKKHSWQDRVSRSSSPLKTGEQTPPHEHICLSDELPPQSSPAPTKDRGTSTDSPCRRSAATQMAPPNGPPAAPPGGRGHSHRDRIHYQADVRLEATEEIYLTPVQRPPDPAELTSAFLLPAESRMSVSSDPDPATYPSTAGRPHPSISEEDEGFDCLSSPERLEPPSGGWRGSLGEPPPPPRASLSSDTSALSYDSVKYTLVVDEHAQLELVSLRPCFGDYSDESDSATVYDNCASASSPYESAIGEEYEEAPRPRPSACLSEDSTPDEPDVHFSKKFLNVFMSGHSRSSSAESFGLFSCVINGEEQEQTHRAIFRFVPRHEDELELEVDDPLLVELQAEDYWYEAYNMRTGARGIFPAYYAIEVTKEPEQMAGLTRNSDWVDQFRVKFLGSVQVPYHKGNDVLCAAMQKIATTRRLTVHFNPPSSCILEISVRGVKIGVKADDSQEAKGNKCSHFFQLKNVSFCGYHPKNNKYFGFITKHPADHRFACHVFVSEESTKALAESVGRAFQQFYKQFVEYTCPTEDIYLE